In Choloepus didactylus isolate mChoDid1 chromosome 18, mChoDid1.pri, whole genome shotgun sequence, a single genomic region encodes these proteins:
- the LOC119513058 gene encoding rRNA-processing protein FCF1 homolog has protein sequence MGKQKKTRKYATMKRMLSLRDQRLKEKDRLKPKKKEKKDPSTLKERELPQHPSCLFFQYNTQLGPPYHILVDTNFINFSIKAKLDLVQSMMDCLYAKCIPCITDCVMAEIEKLGQKYRVALRIAKDPRFERLPCTHKGTYADDCLVQRVTQHKCYIVAMVDRDLKRRIRKIPGVPIMYISNHRYNIERMPDDYGVPRF, from the coding sequence AtggggaaacaaaagaaaacaaggaagtatGCGACCATGAAGCGAATGCTTAGTCTCAGAGACCAGAGGCTTAAAGAAAAGGATAGattaaagcctaaaaagaaagaaaagaaagatcccAGCACACTCAAGGAAAGAGAGTTGCCTCAACATCCTTCCTGCTTATTTTTCCAATATAATACACAGCTGGGCCCACCTTACCACATCCTGGTAGATACCAACTTTATCAACTTTTCCATTAAAGCCAAACTGGATTTAGTGCAGTCAATGATGGACTGTTTGTATGCCAAGTGTATCCCTTGTATAACTGACTGTGTGATGGCTGAAATTGAGAAATTGGGACAGAAGTATCGAGTGGCTCTAAGGATCGCCAAGGATCCAAGATTTGAACGATTACCATGCACACACAAAGGAACCTATGCAGATGACTGTTTGGTACAGAGAGTAACTCAGCATAAGTGTTATATTGTGGCCATGGTTGACCGGGACCTTAAGAGAAGAATTCGAAAGATCCCTGGAGTTCCTATCATGTACATTTCTAACCATAGGTACAACATTGAACGGATGCCAGATGATTATGGAGTCCCTCGGTTCTAG
- the LOC119513057 gene encoding cyclin-G2 — MKDLGSEKLAGREGVQLFGLLNLYLEQEQRFQPREKGLSLIEATPENDNTLCPRLRNAKVEDLRSLTNFFGSCTETFVLAVNILDRFLAFMKVKPKHLSCIGVCCFLLAARIVEEECNIPSTHDVIRISQCKCTSSDIKRMEKIISEKLHYELEATTALNFLHLYHTIVLCHTSERKEILSLDKLEAQLKACNCRLVFSKAKPSVLALCLLNLEVETLKSMELLEILLLVKKHSKINDTEFFYWRELVSKCLAEYSSPECCKPDHKKLVWIVSRRTAQNLHNSYYSVPELPTIPEGGCFDESESEDSCEDMSCGEEGLSISPSSDQESTFFFNFKVAKTLCFPS, encoded by the coding sequence ATGAAGGATttgggttcagagaagctggcaGGTCGTGAAGGGGTCCAGCTCTTCGGATTGTTGAACCTCTACCTAGAACAGGAACAGAGATTCCAACCTCGAGAAAAAGGACTGAGCTTGATCGAGGCTACTCCGGAGAATGATAACACTTTGTGTCCACGATTGAGAAATGCCAAAGTAGAAGATTTGAGGAGTTTAACCAACTTTTTTGGATCTTGCACTGAAACTTTTGTCCTGGCTGTCAATATTTTGGATAGATTCTTGGCTTTTATGAAGGTGAAGCCTAAACATTTGTCTTGCATTGGAGTCTGTTGTTTTTTGCTGGCTGCTAGAATAGTTGAAGAAGAATGCAACATTCCATCTACTCATGATGTAATCCGGATTAGTCAGTGTAAATGTACTTCTTCTGACATAAAAcggatggaaaaaataatttcagaaaaattgCACTATGAATTGGAAGCTACTACTGCCTTAAACTTTTTGCACTTATACCACACTATTGTACTTTGTCATacttcagaaaggaaagaaatattgagCCTTGATAAACTAGAAGCTCAGCTGAAAGCTTGCAACTGCCGACTTGTCTTTTCAAAAGCAAAACCATCAGTATTAGCTTTGTGCCTTCTCAATCTGGAAGTAGAAACATTGAAATCCATGGAATTATTGGAAATTCTCCTGCTTGTTAAGAAACATTCCAAGATTAATGACACCGAGTTCTTTTACTGGAGGGAGTTAGTTTCTAAATGCCTAGCCGAGTATTCTTCTCCTGAATGTTGCAAACCTGATCACAAAAAGTTAGTTTGGATTGTTTCAAGGCGCACAGCCCAGAACCTCCACAACAGCTACTATAGTGTTCCAGAATTGCCCACAATACCAGAGGGGGGTTGTTTTGATGAAAGCGAAAGTGAAGACTCTTGTGAAGATATGAGTTGTGGAGAAGAGGGTCTCAGCATTTCTCCATCCAGTGATCAAGAGAGCACCTTCTTTTTCAACTTCAAAGTGGCAAAGACCCTGTGCTTTCCATCTTAG